A region from the Malus domestica chromosome 07, GDT2T_hap1 genome encodes:
- the LOC103439371 gene encoding uncharacterized protein: protein MAAAEARAVWQRTANRCFVQEDAKRAPKLACCQSSSSTTRQVDAGPATVAEGPDHPATGFMPINRNPSYSSLPPDTRWWLQMQPSYGYQKDFTYEQLSALEADMETLRAGFVKSTPKTSEVHQQKAEFTDAVSAVCMKTGYEAQKQDVSAKYSKNMQEPLQYEMKEKYEIMGMDTIDCPVSNQPKEFCCDYPWIGGGRAEPWWRTTDRDELASLVAQKSLNHMENCDLPPPQKTYHKRHPYADIGCSDPNVILGTSLDAKAQATSLSSMTTPAHGYPDSGRGEMSGEGHSDKSFRDITEIQQLSEGEPTKAQLMEALCHSQTRAREAEKAAKQAYAEKEHIFKLFFTQASQLFAYKQWFQLLQLESLYLQIKNNEQPPSATVFPEGLPWMPAKGKKLRRNWRKGAKGKRGRMAEPRHDIATYAVAFALGFGLVGAGLFLGWTVGWMLPHF, encoded by the exons ATGGCGGCAGCAGAAGCAAGGGCTGTGTGGCAGAGAACAGCTAATCGTTGTTTTGTCCAAGAGGATGCTAAAAGAGCTCCCAAGTTAGCTTGCTGCCAATCCTCGTCTTCGACAACTAGGCAGGTTGATGCTGGGCCTGCAACTGTAGCAGAAGGGCCAGATCATCCTGCCACTGGTTTCATGCCTATCAATCGGAATCCTTCATATTCTAGTCTACCCCCCGATACAAGATGGTGGCTGCAAATGCAACCTAGCTATGGGTACCAAAAGGATTTTACATACGAACAGTTAAGTGCATTGGAGGCTGACATGGAAACACTGAGAGCTGGGTTCGTGAAATCAACACCCAAAACTAGCGAGGTCCACCAGCAAAAAGCAGAATTCACTGATGCAGTCTCCGCTGTTTGTATGAAGACAGGCTACGAAGCCCAAAAGCAAGATGTAAGCGCCAAATATAGTAAGAACATGCAGGAACCTCTTCAATacgaaatgaaggaaaaatatgaaataatggGGATGGATACCATTGATTGCCCAGTTTCCAATCAACCCAAGGAGTTTTGTTGTGACTATCCTTGGATTGGAGGTGGGAGGGCTGAACCATGGTGGCGGACAACTGACAGAGATGAATTGGCTTCCTTGGTTGCTCAGAAGTCGCTTAACCATATGGAGAACTGCGACCTTCCCCCACCTCAAAAAACGTATCATAAGAGACATCCATATGCTGATATTGGATGTTCTGACCCGAATGTGATATTGGGGACATCTTTAGATGCGAAGGCCCAAGCAACCAGTCTTTCCAGTATGACTACTCCTGCACATGGCTATCCTGATTCTGGAAGGGGAGAAATGTCTGGAGAAGGGCACTCCGACAAGTCATTCAG AGACATCACGGAGATACAACAACTTTCTGAGGGTGAGCCTACAAAAGCTCAGCTAATGGAAGCACTCTGCCATTCTCAAACACGAGCAAGGGAAGCCGAGAAGGCAGCAAAGCAAGCTTATGCCGAAAAGGAGCACATCTTTAAGCTCTTCTTCACACAAGCCTCTCAACTCTTTGCCTATAAGCAGTGGTTCCAATTGCTGCAACTGGAAAGTCTTTACCTCCAGATTAAAAACAACGAACAGCCTCCAAGTGCCACTGTTTTCCCGGAGGGACTTCCATGGATGCCAGCCAAAGGCAAGAAACTGCGGAGGAACTGGCGTAAGGGTGCCAAGGGTAAAAGAGGAAGGATGGCCGAACCCAGGCACGACATTGCAACGTATGCTGTTGCTTTTGCGTTGGGGTTCGGTCTCGTTGGTGCTGGCTTGTTCCTGGGATGGACTGTGGGGTGGATGTTACCCCATTTCTAG